The Triticum dicoccoides isolate Atlit2015 ecotype Zavitan chromosome 6A, WEW_v2.0, whole genome shotgun sequence genome has a window encoding:
- the LOC119319280 gene encoding aspartate aminotransferase, mitochondrial-like, which translates to MALYRRAASAIRRRGAGGLPLLPARAMASLFGHVEPAPKDPILGVTEAFLADPSPDKVNVGVGAYRDDSGKPVVLDCVREAERRIAGNLNMEYLPMGGSIHMIEESLKLAYGEDSEFIKDKRIAAVQALSGTGACRLFADFQKRFLPDSQIYIPTPTWSNHHNIWRDAQVPQRTFSYYHPESRGLDFAGLMDDIKNAPNGSFFLLHACAHNPTGVDPTEEQWREISYQFKLKNHFPFFDMAYQGFASGDPERDAKAIRIFLEDGHQIGCAQSYAKNMGLYGQRAGCLSILCEDEMQAVAVKSQLQQIARPMYSNPPVHGALVVSIILSDPELKNVWLGEVKGMADRIIGMRKALRENLEKLGSPLSWEHVTNQIGMFCYSGMTPEQVDRLTSEYHIYMTRNGRISMAGVTTGNVAYLANAIHDVTK; encoded by the exons ATGGCGCTGTACCGCCGCGCGGCCTCCGCGATCCGGCGGCGCGGGGCAGGGGGCCTGCCCCTGCTCCCGGCGCGGGCGATGGCGTCGCTCTTCGGCCACGTCGAGCCGGCGCCCAAGGACCCCATCCTCGGCGTCACCGAGGCCTTCCTCGCCGACCCCTCCCCCGACAAAGTCAACGTCGGCGTC GGCGCCTACCGGGACGACAGCGGCAAGCCCGTCGTGCTCGACTGCGTGCGCGAGGCGGAGCGCCGGATCGCCGGCAACCTCAACAT GGAGTACCTTCCAATGGGAGGGAGTATCCACATGATTGAAGAGTCGCTAAAGCTGGCGTATGGCGAGGACTCCGAGTTCATCAAAGATAAAAGAATTGCAGCGGTGCAGGCACTTTCAGGAACTGGCGCATGCCGGCTCTTCGCTGATTTCCAGAAGCGTTTCCTGCCGGATTCGCAGATCTACATACCTACACCAACTTGGTCCAA CCATCATAATATTTGGAGGGATGCTCAAGTGCCACAGAGGACATTCTCATATTACCATCCGGAATCGAGAGGGCTTGACTTTGCAGGATTGATGGATGATATCAAG AACGCTCCAAATGGTTCATTCTTTTTGCTTCATGCATGTGCCCATAATCCTACTGGAGTAGATCCTACTGAGGAACAATGGCGAGAAATATCCTATCAGTTCAAG TTGAAGAACCATTTCCCATTCTTTGACATGGCATACCAAGGATTTGCTAGTGGTGATCCAGAGAGGGATGCCAAGGCAATCCGTATATTCCTTGAAGATGGACACCAAATTGGATGTGCTCAGTCATATGCAAAGAACATGGGTCTTTATGGACAGAGAGCGGGATGCCTGAG TATCCTCTGCGAGGATGAGATGCAAGCAGTTGCTGTTAAGAGCCAATTGCAACAGATTGCGAGACCAATGTACAGCAACCCACCTGTTCATGGTGCGCTGGTTGTTTCAATTATCCTTAGTGATCCAGAATTGAAGAACGTATGGTTAGGAGAGGTCAAG GGCATGGCTGATCGTATCATTGGAATGCGGAAGGCACTTCGGGAGAATCTTGAAAAGTTAGGTTCACCTTTATCATGGGAGCATGTCACCAATCAG ATTGGAATGTTTTGCTACAGTGGGATGACACCTGAACAAGTCGATCGCCTGACAAGTGAATACCATATCTACATGACACGCAATGGGAGAATAAG CATGGCCGGCGTAACGACGGGCAACGTCGCCTACTTGGCTAATGCCATTCATGATGTTACCAAGTGA